One segment of Segatella copri DNA contains the following:
- a CDS encoding DUF4143 domain-containing protein → MLRNILQDYSLDFVKHATPLLANRISHVWRSLPSQLAKENRKFVYQLVRPGAGAREYENALTWLQNAGLIYKVSLCSTPQVPLKSYEDLSIFKIYSLDVGLLRVLAELSPEAYLSDNPIFKEYKGALAESYVLQSLVANGISCSHYWASGNTAEIEFIIQRGLDVIPMEVKSGTSVTGRSLIEYNKKYSPRLRIRYSMLNLKKDDTFVNIPLFLADRTEQLIGYVQWPCYVAM, encoded by the coding sequence ATGCTTCGTAACATACTGCAGGATTATTCCTTGGACTTTGTGAAGCATGCCACGCCTTTGCTTGCCAATAGAATTTCGCATGTCTGGCGGTCATTGCCGTCACAGTTGGCCAAGGAGAATAGAAAATTTGTTTATCAGCTGGTCCGTCCTGGTGCGGGAGCCCGTGAATATGAGAATGCTCTTACATGGCTTCAGAATGCAGGACTGATATACAAGGTAAGTTTGTGTTCTACTCCACAGGTACCTTTGAAATCATATGAAGATTTGAGCATCTTTAAGATTTACAGTCTTGATGTGGGCTTGTTGCGAGTTCTTGCAGAGTTGAGTCCTGAGGCATATTTGAGTGATAATCCAATTTTTAAGGAATATAAGGGAGCTTTGGCTGAGAGCTATGTTCTTCAGAGTCTGGTGGCCAATGGAATCAGTTGCTCTCATTATTGGGCATCAGGAAATACGGCCGAAATAGAATTCATTATTCAGCGTGGTTTGGATGTGATTCCTATGGAGGTGAAGTCGGGAACAAGTGTTACCGGGCGCAGTTTGATAGAGTATAACAAGAAGTATTCTCCCCGTCTGCGCATCAGATATTCCATGCTTAATCTCAAAAAGGATGATACTTTTGTCAATATCCCTCTTTTCCTGGCAGATAGAACAGAGCAGTTGATAGGATATGTGCAGTGGCCTTGCTATGTGGCAATGTAA
- a CDS encoding sensor histidine kinase codes for MNGLQNSAVELFYIQLVMFILISNVSMVRSCGIILKQKNDENLEMAQQLKGESEKAMKAQLNMLKLQLDPHFMFNSLGTLSGIIEEDPRKASEFTVRLAHIYKYIVAHISDDTVSLNESLRFIRDYCHHIEMRYTGNFVFTIDAGICHSDDEKILPLSLQLLVENAVKHNQHSEEHPLAIHIYRDGDYVCVANAFVPYPEESPSAFSSSGIGIKNLFDRYKLLTAFVPIVLQSEKTYMVKVPIIMMRQHQVLP; via the coding sequence ATGAATGGATTGCAGAATTCTGCCGTGGAACTTTTCTATATCCAACTCGTCATGTTTATCCTGATATCAAACGTGAGCATGGTGCGTTCTTGTGGAATTATTCTGAAGCAGAAGAATGATGAAAACCTGGAGATGGCACAACAACTGAAGGGCGAAAGCGAAAAGGCGATGAAGGCCCAGCTGAACATGCTGAAACTACAGCTTGATCCACATTTCATGTTCAACAGTCTGGGCACATTATCGGGCATCATAGAGGAAGATCCTCGGAAAGCTAGCGAGTTTACCGTCAGGTTGGCCCATATCTACAAATATATTGTAGCCCATATCAGCGACGATACCGTTTCGCTGAACGAAAGTTTAAGATTCATCCGTGATTACTGCCATCACATCGAGATGAGATACACGGGCAACTTTGTGTTTACCATAGATGCTGGTATCTGTCACAGCGATGACGAGAAGATATTGCCACTGAGTCTTCAGCTTCTAGTAGAGAATGCCGTGAAGCATAACCAGCATTCGGAGGAGCATCCACTGGCGATACATATTTACAGGGATGGCGACTATGTATGCGTAGCGAATGCCTTCGTTCCTTATCCGGAAGAAAGTCCATCGGCTTTCTCCAGCTCAGGAATAGGCATCAAGAATCTCTTCGACCGCTATAAACTGCTGACAGCCTTCGTTCCCATCGTTCTGCAATCAGAAAAGACTTATATGGTAAAGGTGCCGATTATAATGATGAGGCAACATCAGGTTCTTCCGTGA
- a CDS encoding transposase, which yields MNTGLDQYMDIFKDAVEDSAAKLTKSFEKILIEVIILFMVIPRKINFTQMGRYGSHVEQTYRNAFGLKKSKSIDWLKLNVSLAKRFFGKQGRWAIAIDPSYISKAGKKTPHIGRFWSGCAQSVKHGLEIMGIGLIDIVAKDCMMLRAHQSLSNKELSLRNKTMVDFYISVIKRYRNELLKLSTLIVADAYFSTSTFVNGIKKEGFSLISRFRDNACLFYVYAGPRTGKRGRPKTKDGKIDMKNLDLTRMEKMEMKDIEGTAYTLIAYSKALKCKVRLVIWQMPNGKKKLFFSTDTSLSGEEVLLYYRTRFQIEFCFRDAKGYTGLMDCQARDKWKLDFAFNASFTSLNVAKVTMKEMGMEYSMSSFKSLMTNIYLVKRIFKASGYTPNRTLISKIFKDLSCLQRIAA from the coding sequence ATGAATACAGGACTTGACCAATATATGGATATCTTTAAAGATGCAGTTGAAGATTCGGCTGCAAAGTTAACAAAAAGTTTCGAGAAAATACTCATCGAGGTGATAATTTTGTTCATGGTAATACCAAGAAAGATAAATTTCACCCAAATGGGGAGGTATGGCTCACATGTTGAGCAAACCTACCGCAACGCATTCGGCTTAAAAAAGTCGAAAAGCATTGACTGGCTCAAACTTAATGTCTCACTTGCCAAGCGCTTCTTTGGTAAACAGGGAAGATGGGCTATTGCCATTGATCCCAGCTACATCAGCAAAGCTGGCAAGAAGACTCCACATATCGGTCGTTTTTGGTCGGGATGTGCACAGTCTGTTAAACATGGTCTCGAAATCATGGGTATTGGACTCATTGATATTGTTGCCAAAGACTGCATGATGTTAAGAGCACACCAGTCGCTAAGTAATAAAGAACTGAGTCTTAGAAACAAGACTATGGTAGATTTCTATATCAGCGTCATTAAGCGTTACCGCAATGAACTTCTCAAACTCTCAACCCTCATAGTTGCAGATGCTTACTTCTCTACAAGTACATTTGTTAATGGGATAAAGAAAGAAGGGTTCTCTTTGATAAGCCGCTTTCGTGACAATGCTTGTCTCTTTTATGTCTATGCTGGTCCACGTACTGGAAAACGTGGTCGCCCAAAGACCAAGGATGGCAAGATTGATATGAAGAATCTTGACCTCACTCGAATGGAGAAGATGGAGATGAAAGATATAGAAGGAACAGCTTATACTTTGATTGCCTATTCCAAGGCGCTCAAGTGTAAAGTTAGACTTGTCATCTGGCAGATGCCGAATGGCAAGAAGAAACTATTCTTCTCTACAGACACCTCACTTTCGGGTGAAGAGGTACTTCTTTATTATAGAACCAGGTTCCAGATCGAATTTTGCTTTCGTGACGCCAAAGGCTATACTGGTCTTATGGACTGCCAGGCTCGCGATAAGTGGAAACTCGATTTTGCTTTCAATGCCTCGTTCACATCACTAAATGTTGCCAAGGTAACTATGAAGGAGATGGGAATGGAATATTCTATGTCTTCATTCAAGTCACTGATGACCAACATTTATCTGGTGAAACGAATTTTTAAAGCAAGTGGGTACACCCCGAACCGAACTTTAATTAGCAAGATTTTCAAAGATCTCTCGTGCTTACAGCGTATAGCTGCTTAG